Part of the Carassius auratus strain Wakin unplaced genomic scaffold, ASM336829v1 scaf_tig00214714_1_2670353, whole genome shotgun sequence genome, AAagtgtaaattttattttttgtacaaaatcATACCATTCATTTACACTTTGCAATACAAAGTACAATCAAATCAGTGTCATATACATTCAACTAAACAATTACATGGCAAAATCTCTGAAGTTCCTGATAAAAAAAGGCACATGGCAAAGTATTGCATGTCTGAGTGCTGGTTATCTGTGGTTGCGTTATGATTGCACAACAGTTCAAATACTTTTAATGCAAGAAAACATCATTTTGCACTTGTTCCCCGTTTAAAAACATGGCATTAATTATTCCTTTGGTCTCAAGCTCATTGGTGTGTCACCATCTATGGTGTGAAATGTCTGACCGATTACctctcagaaaagaaaaaaagaaacaaaaagtgaCTGTTACCCATTTAACATTCAGTCACAGGCATAAACCGCTATAAATTATTGCTTATGAGAGAGGCTTCGCATTTAAAACCTCCCAAATAGTACGTATCCGTAAACAAATGTACAGTACACATCAACCCGACCCAGACAGGGCGAATACTGTTGAAATGGAAGGCACATGACGGGCACATGAATCTGCATTCACACTGACATGAAAAGGCTTCTTAGTTAATGAATTAAGATCGCCAGTTTTTGTGCCGTTTCCTTTCTGAGGGTGTCGAATGTTCTCCAGGAACCAAACTTAAAGCAGAAAGGCTGTTTTGGGTCAGTTTTACTTGGTTGGAATCTGACTCCACAAACGCTTTATTCATTCAGATCCTGGGGCggtgcattttttatttgcttttgggATGCATTTTGCACTTCGTATCCAGTTTACCACGAGTAAACTGACAGGAAGAGCAGATCCAAGATCAGTGTTCACGATCGGAGGCACTTTAGtgaacgtgtttgtgtgtgtctcagtgtgcaATGCAACAGCCAGATTCCTCATGTTTGTGCAGCAGCGACATGCGGGAGAACGTTTTGGAGCAGTTCTTGCACTGGTATTTCTTCACGTCTGAGTGAGTTTGCAGGTGAGCTCGGAGGTTGGACCGGTCTGCGAATGCACGACTGCAGTGGGGGCATGAAAAGGGTTTCTCACCTAATGAACACAAGAGTCATGTCAGCTCAAATTGAAGTGCATCATGCAATGCAATGTCTAGCACTATTAAAGActacaaaatgtgcaaaaaaagcaTTCAATGCATAGCATGCAACAAGAAATTGCATTCTCACCTGTGTGCGTTCTAATGTGTCCTTGCAGCAACCAAGGTCTGGAGAAAGCTTTCCCGCACATTTTGCAAACGCACGGCAGCGTGTGTGTCCTTATGTGCATCTTTAGGGCCCCTAGACTCACATATTCCTTCTCGCAGTACTTGCAGCTGAATGATTTCCTGGTCTGTGCGTCGCAGTGCAGCTGCTTGTGTTTCATGAGTCCGGAATACGTGCTGTAGGACTTGTTGCACAAACTGCACTGAAACTTCTCAGCGTCTGAC contains:
- the LOC113092836 gene encoding zinc finger protein SNAI2-like; this encodes MPRSFLVKKHFNATKKPNYRELDSPTVFISPYVLKTLPVPVIPEVLSPVSYNPITVWTTSNLPLSPLPSDLSPISGYPSSFSDTSSNKDHSGSESPRSDEDERIQSTKLSDAEKFQCSLCNKSYSTYSGLMKHKQLHCDAQTRKSFSCKYCEKEYVSLGALKMHIRTHTLPCVCKMCGKAFSRPWLLQGHIRTHTGEKPFSCPHCSRAFADRSNLRAHLQTHSDVKKYQCKNCSKTFSRMSLLHKHEESGCCIAH